A genomic window from Populus alba chromosome 19, ASM523922v2, whole genome shotgun sequence includes:
- the LOC140955017 gene encoding probable disease resistance protein At4g27220: protein MCWFAIGNYYNGRKHEGSDELHEWRNTLNKLKQSKCREMEDEVFRLLRFSYDQLNDLALEKCFLYCALYPEDHWIEREELIGYLIDEGIIEEMSRQAAFDEGHTMLDKLEKVSLLERSCYSTSVKMHDLIRDMAHQILQTNSPVMVGGYDELSDVDTWKENLVRVSLRGCYLKEIPSSHSPRCPNLSTLLLCDNHYLQFIADSFFTQLHGLKVLDLSCTEIKELPDSVSELVSLTALLLKECESLRYVPSLEKLTALKRLDLSGTRALIKMPQGLQCLSNLRYLRMNGCGENEFPSGILLKLSHLQVLILEDDIDDFYFPVTVKGEEVGCLRELENLVCHFIGQSDFVEYLNSRDKTRSLSTYSIFVGALDDYCDEIDVYGGSKTVWLGNLCNNGDGDFQVMFPNDIQELYIYKCSCDVSSLIEHSIKLEVINIKDCNSMESLVSSSWFCPSPTPSPSYNHVFSCLKEFNCFGCSSMKKLFPLVLLPNLVNLESILVFGCEKMEEIIGGTRSDEESSSSSTELKLPKLRFLELINLPELKRICSAKLICDSLQEIEVRNCNSMEFLVPSSWICLVNLESILVFGCEKMEEIIGGTRSDEESSSSSTELKLPKLRFLELINLPELKRICNAKLICDSLRKIEVRNCNSMEILVPSSWICLVNLESITVEGCTKMEEIIGGTRSDEENGSNNTEFKLPKLWCLELKDLPELKCICSAKLICDSLGYIWIINCEKLKRMPICFPLLENGQPSPPPSLTYIYIEPKEWWESVVEWDHPNAKNIIYPFVKFLVE from the coding sequence atgtgctggtttgccaTTGGGAATTATTACAATGGCAGGAAGCATGAGGGGAGTGATGAGCTACATGAGTGGAGGAATACAttgaataaattgaaacaaTCAAAATGTAGGGAAATGGAAGATGAGGTATTCCGGTTATTGAGGTTTAGTTATGATCAGTTAAATGATTTAGCATTAGAAAAATGTTTCTTGTACTGTGCATTGTATCCTGAAGATCATTGGATTGAAAGGGAGGAGCTGATAGGTTATTTGATAGATgaaggaataattgaagaaatgagTAGGCAAGCAGCATTTGACGAGGGCCACACAATGcttgataaacttgaaaaagtcTCTTTATTGGAAAGATCTTGTTATAGTACAAgtgtcaagatgcatgacttgattagggacaTGGCCCACCAAATACTCCAAACAAACTCTCCGGTCATGGTTGGGGGATATGATGAATTATCAGATGTGGATACGTGGAAAGAGAATCTAGTGAGAGTCTCTCTGAGGGGTTGTTATTTGAAGGAAATTCCTTCTAGTCATTCACCAAGATGTCCCAATCTTTCAACTCTATTGCTGTGTGATAATCATTATTTGCAATTTATTGCAGATTCTTTTTTCACACAATTGCATGGGctcaaggttcttgatctgtctTGTACAGAAATCAAAGAATTGCCTGATTCTGTCTCTGAACTGGTGAGTCTCACTGCATTATTGCTCAAAGAATGCGAAAGTTTAAGGTATGTACCATCATTAGAAAAGCTCACAGCACTGAAGAGGCTAGATCTATCTGGTACTCGGGCACTTATAAAGATGCCTCAAGGCCTGCAATGTCTATCCAACCTGAGGTATCTGAGGATGAATGGATGTGGTGAAaatgagtttcctagtgggaTATTACTAAAACTCTCTCACCTGCAAGTCTTAATATTAGAGGATGATATTGATGATTTCTACTTTCCAGTAACAGTTAAAGGAGAGGAAGTAGGATGCTTGAGGGAGTTGGAAAATTTGGTATGCCATTTTATAGGTCAATCCGACTTTGTGGAGTATCTCAATTCTCGAGATAAGACTCGATCACTAAGTACATACAGTATTTTCGTAGGAGCACTGGATGACTATTGTGATGAAATAGATGTTTATGGCGGAAGTAAAACAGTTTGGTTGGGTAATTTGTGTAACAATGGAGATGGAGATTTTCAAGTCATGTTCCCAAATGACATTCAAGAACTGTATATTTATAAATGTTCATGTGATGTTTCGTCTCTAATAGAGCATTCAATTAAGCTGGAGGTCATCAACATTAAGGATTGCAatagcatggagagcttggtttcatcttcttggttctgcCCTTCGCCAACACCATCGCCATCTTATAATCATGTATTTTCTTGTCTTAAAGAGTTCAATTGCTTTGGATGTAGTAGtatgaagaagttgttccctCTTGTCTTGCTGCCAAACCTCGTAAACCTAGaaagtattttagtttttggttgtgagaaaatggaggagataataggtggaacaagatcagatgaagaaagcagcagcagcagcaccgaATTAAAACTCCCAAAGTTAAGATTTCTGGAATTGATAAATTTACCGGAACTGAAAAGAATTTGTAGTGCAAAATTGATTTGCGATTCTCTCCAAGAAATTGAAGTAAGGAATTGCAATAGCATGGAGTTCTTGGTTCCATCTTCTTGGATTTGCCTCGTAAACCTAGaaagtattttagtttttggttgtgagaaaatggaggagataataggtggaacaagatcagatgaagaaagcagcagcagcagcaccgaATTAAAACTCCCAAAGTTAAGATTTCTGGAATTGATAAATTTACCGGAACTGAAAAGAATTTGTAATGCAAAATTGATTTGCGATTCTCTCCGTAAAATTGAAGTAAGGAATTGCAACAGCATGGAGATCTTGGTTCCATCTTCTTGGATTTGCCTCGTAAACCTAGAAAGCATTACAGTTGAAGGATGTAcaaaaatggaggagataataggtgGAACAAGATCAGATGAAGAAAACGGCAGCAACAACACCGAATTCAAACTCCCAAAGTTATGGTGTCTGGAATTGAAAGATTTACCAGAACTGAAATGCATTTGTAGTGCTAAATTGATTTGCGATTCTCTCGGATATATTTGGATAATAAATTgtgagaagctgaagaggatgCCAATTTGTTTtccgttgcttgaaaatggccagcCATCCCCTCCCCCTTCTCTTACATATATCTATATAGAACCGAAAGAATGGTGGGAGTCTGTAGTGGAGTGGGATCATCCTAACGCCAAGAACATCATTTATCCCTTTGTAAAGTTTTTGGTTGAATAA